One window of the Marinilactibacillus sp. Marseille-P9653 genome contains the following:
- the proC gene encoding pyrroline-5-carboxylate reductase: protein MKIGFIGFGNMAQAIATGLLKNHLAQPDDLLFSNKTESKRKQLEDRFNIKGYSDNQNVWDQSEVIILAVKPYQVEDVLNGIDQQNKPFVISVVAGITNAQLNDLLNGAAFVRTMPNLNAQVGEGITAIIEQDELTIDQLEQSKKIFSAVGEVVVLPESQLGAFIAIAGSSPALVFMFIDTLARAAVKYGLPKDKATMIAAQAVLGSGKTVLESDDTPWTLIDQVSSPGGITVDGILSLLQSEFSSSIITSVDQMVEKNDQMSR from the coding sequence ATGAAAATAGGATTTATCGGATTCGGAAATATGGCACAAGCTATCGCTACCGGACTACTCAAAAACCACTTAGCACAACCAGATGATCTTTTATTCTCAAATAAAACGGAGTCCAAAAGAAAACAACTGGAAGACCGTTTTAATATAAAAGGTTATTCTGACAACCAAAACGTTTGGGATCAGTCAGAAGTGATTATCTTAGCTGTAAAACCTTATCAAGTAGAAGACGTGTTGAATGGAATCGATCAGCAGAATAAACCATTCGTTATTTCAGTAGTTGCTGGTATCACGAATGCTCAATTAAATGACCTTTTAAATGGGGCGGCATTTGTTCGAACGATGCCCAATTTAAATGCTCAAGTAGGCGAAGGAATAACCGCAATCATTGAACAAGACGAATTAACTATTGATCAACTGGAACAATCAAAGAAAATTTTTTCAGCAGTAGGAGAAGTTGTTGTTTTACCTGAGTCTCAGTTAGGTGCTTTTATTGCAATTGCTGGAAGCTCTCCCGCACTAGTTTTTATGTTTATAGATACCTTGGCTCGCGCTGCTGTAAAATATGGACTTCCAAAAGACAAGGCTACGATGATTGCCGCTCAGGCTGTATTAGGCAGTGGAAAAACTGTTTTAGAATCTGATGATACACCTTGGACACTGATTGATCAGGTTTCATCCCCTGGTGGCATCACAGTAGATGGTATATTATCTCTTTTACAATCCGAGTTTTCTTCTTCCATTATCACCTCTGTTGATCAAATGGTTGAAAAGAACGATCAGATGTCTAGATAA
- the tadA gene encoding tRNA adenosine(34) deaminase TadA, with protein MDQYEKERWMQEAIAEARKAEAIGEVPIGAVVVHKGEIIGRGHNLRETSQNATTHAEMIAIQEANQSLGNWRLENCQLFVTLEPCAMCSGAVLLSRIGEVYYGPGDLKGGTAGTLMNLLDDSRMNHRATVESGILEEECKALLTNFFRALREKKKRLKQARIEIEAQKIESIDSEKDSP; from the coding sequence ATGGATCAATATGAAAAAGAACGATGGATGCAGGAAGCAATTGCTGAAGCAAGGAAAGCTGAAGCCATAGGAGAAGTCCCGATTGGCGCGGTAGTGGTTCATAAGGGAGAAATTATTGGTAGAGGCCATAACTTGAGAGAAACCTCACAGAATGCTACAACTCATGCTGAAATGATTGCGATACAAGAAGCTAATCAGAGCTTAGGCAACTGGAGACTTGAAAATTGTCAACTGTTTGTAACACTTGAACCATGTGCTATGTGCAGTGGAGCGGTTTTACTTTCTAGAATTGGGGAAGTTTATTATGGACCGGGAGATCTTAAAGGAGGGACGGCAGGCACTTTAATGAATTTGCTGGATGACTCCAGAATGAACCATAGAGCAACCGTTGAGAGTGGTATTCTTGAAGAAGAATGCAAGGCGTTACTGACTAATTTTTTCAGAGCTTTAAGAGAAAAGAAAAAAAGGTTGAAACAAGCACGTATTGAGATAGAGGCACAAAAAATCGAATCCATAGATTCAGAAAAAGACTCTCCTTAG